DNA sequence from the Corynebacterium freneyi genome:
CCACCGAGCCCTTGAGCAGGATCTCACCGTCGTCGTCGATCTTCACCGCGCAGCCGCCGACCGGACGGCCCACCGTGCCGATGACCTGGTCGTTCGGGTTGTTCACCGTGATGGCGGCGGTCGACTCGGTCAAACCGTAGCCCTCGTAAACGGTGACGCCCAGGCCGCGGAAGAAGTGGCCCAGGTCAGAGGACATCGCCGAACCACCGGAAATGGTGTACTGCACGGCCTCGCCCATGGCGGCCTTGATCTTGCCGAACAGCAGCTTGTCGTACAGCTTCAGGCGCAGCTTCTGCGCCGTCGTCGGGCCGGACGGGGTGTCCAGGGCCTTCGAGTACTCGATGGCGGCGGCCTCCGCGCGCTCGAACAGCGCAGTGCCGAAGGCGCCCTTCTCCTTCGCACCGGCCTGCGCCGAGTCGCGGACCTTCTCGAACACGCGCGGCACGCCGAGGATCAAGTGCGGGCGGGAACGCTGGAACTCCAGGGTGACGGTGCTGGTGTCCGCCCAGTGGGACTGGGTGGCGCCGCCGACGATGGCGGCCAGGGACACCGCGTTGGCCAGAACGTGCGCCAGCGGCAGGAAGGTGAGGATGCGGTTGCCCGGACGGGCGATGACGCCGATGTCGTTGGTCAGGATCGCGCGGGCCTCCGCCAACCAGTTGCTGTGGACCAGCATGCAGCCCTTCGGGCGGCCGGTCGTGCCGGAGGTGTAGATGACGGACGCGAGGTCATCGCAGGTGGTCGCGTCGATGCGGCTCTGCACCTCGGAGTCGTCGATGTCGCGCCCCTCGTACATGAGGGTGTCGACGGCGGAGGCGTTGATCTCGAGCACGCGGCGCAGCTGCGTCGGGGACTCCGACAGCGGGGCGTGGCCCGAGTCGTCGATGACGAGGTTCTTCATCCGCTCGGTGTGCTGGCGGCTCTCGGTGATCGCGAAAACCGCGCCGGAGTCCTCGATGATCCAGCGAATCTGGCCGGCGGAGGAGGAACCGTAGATCGGCACGATGGTCGCGCCCGCCATCCAGATGGCGATGTTGATCAGGTTCCACTCGTAACGGGTCTCGGACAGCAGCGCGACGCGGTCGCCCTTCTGGACGCCGTTGGCGATGAGACCCTTGGCGACGGCCATGGCCTCATCGTGGAACTCCTGGGCGGTGACGTTGACCCACTCGAAGTTCTTCGGACGGGTGAACATGACCAGCTTCGGGCGCTTGGCCACCAGCTCCTGCATCGCGGTGACGATCGTTTCCTTCTCACCCACCACGTACTTGGCTTCGCTGCTGTACTCCCGCATGGTGCTTTCCG
Encoded proteins:
- a CDS encoding AMP-dependent synthetase/ligase, with translation MREYSSEAKYVVGEKETIVTAMQELVAKRPKLVMFTRPKNFEWVNVTAQEFHDEAMAVAKGLIANGVQKGDRVALLSETRYEWNLINIAIWMAGATIVPIYGSSSAGQIRWIIEDSGAVFAITESRQHTERMKNLVIDDSGHAPLSESPTQLRRVLEINASAVDTLMYEGRDIDDSEVQSRIDATTCDDLASVIYTSGTTGRPKGCMLVHSNWLAEARAILTNDIGVIARPGNRILTFLPLAHVLANAVSLAAIVGGATQSHWADTSTVTLEFQRSRPHLILGVPRVFEKVRDSAQAGAKEKGAFGTALFERAEAAAIEYSKALDTPSGPTTAQKLRLKLYDKLLFGKIKAAMGEAVQYTISGGSAMSSDLGHFFRGLGVTVYEGYGLTESTAAITVNNPNDQVIGTVGRPVGGCAVKIDDDGEILLKGSVVFKGYWQNEEATKAAFDGEWFKTGDLGELDETGHLRITGRKKDLIVTAGGKNVSPGPMEDRMRSHPLVSQAVVIGDGRPFVSVLVSLDEEAVEKWKAEHNVPEHTPVRELAANAVLRAEIQDAVNSANELVSHAEAIKKFHILPCDLSEEAGELTPTMKVKRNVVVDKYSREIEDMYTR